DNA from Papio anubis isolate 15944 chromosome 1, Panubis1.0, whole genome shotgun sequence:
TTTTGTTGTGACtacttctttttatatatttattttctttcttggaacTGGGCCTCGCCCTCCTCCCACTGACACAATGGCCCAGTCCAAGGCCAACGGCTCGCACTATGCACTGACCGCCATCGGCCTGGGGATGCTGGTCCTTGGGGTGATCATGGCCATGTGGAACCTGGTACCCGGCTTCAGCGCGGCCGAGAAGCCAACAGCTCAGGGCAGCAACAAGACCGAGGTGGGTGGCGGCATCCTCAAGAGCAAGACCTTCTCCGTGGCCTACGTGCTGGTCGGGGCCggggtgatgctgctgctgctttccATCTGCCTGAGTATCAGGGACAAGAGGAAGCAGCAGCAGGGCGAGGACCTGGCCCATGTCCAGCACCCGACAGGCGCTGGGCCTCACGCCCAGGAGGAAGACAGGTGAGGCCTGACTGTCCCCCTCCCTTCCCGGATCTGGGATgggcacacacgcatgcacgcacaTGCTCACACTTTTCCGTAGTGAAAAGACTGTCATCTACAAGGCTTTATTGTCCCATGTTCCCCCATGAAGGCTCTGTCAAAACAGTTTATCATGTTACAAATAACTTTAGACTTTTCTACTGGAGCTTCCCAAATAGCATGTCACAAATGGATTACAGGTAaaccaagatttttttaaaattttattacaatattattacataatggaatactattcagccataaaaaggaacaaaatactgtcttttgggccaggtgcagtggctcactcctgtaatcccagaactttgggaggccaaggcgggtgaatcacttgaggtcaggagtttgagaccagcctggccaacatggt
Protein-coding regions in this window:
- the TMEM51 gene encoding transmembrane protein 51 isoform X2, yielding MAQSKANGSHYALTAIGLGMLVLGVIMAMWNLVPGFSAAEKPTAQGSNKTEVGGGILKSKTFSVAYVLVGAGVMLLLLSICLSIRDKRKQQQGEDLAHVQHPTGAGPHAQEEDRRKRRRRRLPQGTMSPATRK